The proteins below come from a single Oerskovia jenensis genomic window:
- a CDS encoding helix-turn-helix domain-containing protein, translating to MGALLRGWRERRRVSQLALSIEADVSTRHLSYVETGRSRPSPGLVARLGEVLDVPLRERNRLMLAAGYAPAHPETPVDGAALESLRLSLRAVLDAHDPFPAFVVDRTWTLIEANASVEVLLDGVDEDLLTEPVNVLRVGLHPRGMAPHVVDLARWRGELLGRLRRQVEWSADVDLAELHREVDAYPVPAVPAAGAGPADPERSGLAIPFRLRHGADELAFLGMVTTFGTPVDVTLSELTIETFLPADDRTAEVLRAAADARREAARSVAG from the coding sequence GTGGGCGCGCTGCTCCGCGGGTGGCGCGAGCGCCGGCGCGTGAGCCAGCTCGCGCTCTCGATCGAGGCCGACGTCTCGACCCGGCACCTGAGCTACGTGGAGACCGGGAGGTCCCGGCCGAGCCCGGGGCTCGTGGCCCGGCTGGGAGAGGTCCTGGACGTCCCGCTGCGCGAGCGGAACCGCCTGATGCTGGCCGCCGGGTACGCGCCCGCCCACCCCGAGACCCCGGTCGACGGTGCGGCGCTGGAGTCCCTGCGGCTGTCGCTGCGGGCCGTCCTGGACGCGCACGACCCGTTCCCGGCGTTCGTCGTGGACCGGACGTGGACGCTGATCGAGGCCAACGCGTCGGTCGAGGTGCTGCTCGACGGGGTCGACGAGGACCTCCTGACCGAGCCCGTGAACGTGCTCCGCGTCGGTCTGCACCCGCGGGGCATGGCGCCGCACGTCGTCGACCTCGCCCGCTGGCGCGGGGAGCTGCTGGGCCGGTTGCGTCGCCAGGTCGAGTGGAGCGCCGACGTCGACCTCGCGGAGCTCCACCGCGAGGTCGACGCGTACCCGGTCCCGGCCGTGCCCGCAGCGGGCGCAGGGCCGGCCGACCCCGAGCGGAGCGGTCTCGCGATCCCGTTCCGGCTGCGCCACGGCGCCGACGAGCTCGCCTTCCTGGGGATGGTCACGACCTTCGGGACGCCCGTCGACGTCACGCTGTCCGAGCTCACGATCGAGACGTTCCTCCCGGCCGACGACCGCACGGCCGAAGTCCTGCGGGCGGCGGCCGACGCGCGTCGGGAGGCGGCGCGGTCCGTGGCCGGGTAG
- a CDS encoding class I SAM-dependent methyltransferase yields the protein MAHDHQNHEHGHQQHHFDQAFWDERYGSTEAVWSGNPNPQLVAQAADLTPGRALDVGAGEGADSVWLARQGWDVVGLDISPVALGKAAAHAVVTGVAEKIEWRQADLVEWEPGDERFDLVTAHFMHLPADLRRQVFPRLAQAVAPGGRLLLVGHHPEDHETVRREFDEHFFYTGDDLLAELDLDGWVVETNEAPAREMADSEGRPVAIRDTVLRVRRP from the coding sequence GTGGCGCACGACCACCAGAACCACGAGCACGGCCACCAGCAGCACCACTTCGACCAGGCGTTCTGGGACGAGCGCTACGGCTCGACCGAGGCGGTGTGGAGCGGCAACCCGAACCCACAGCTCGTCGCGCAGGCCGCGGACCTGACGCCGGGTCGCGCGCTCGACGTGGGTGCGGGCGAGGGGGCCGACTCGGTGTGGCTCGCACGCCAGGGGTGGGACGTCGTGGGGCTCGACATCTCCCCGGTCGCGCTCGGGAAGGCCGCGGCCCACGCGGTCGTCACCGGCGTGGCCGAGAAGATCGAGTGGCGCCAGGCGGACCTCGTCGAGTGGGAGCCGGGGGACGAGCGCTTCGACCTCGTCACGGCCCACTTCATGCACCTGCCCGCAGACCTTCGCCGGCAGGTCTTCCCGCGTCTCGCGCAGGCCGTGGCACCGGGCGGGCGTCTGCTCCTCGTCGGGCACCACCCCGAGGACCACGAGACCGTGCGCCGCGAGTTCGACGAGCACTTCTTCTACACGGGCGACGACCTGCTGGCCGAGCTCGACCTCGACGGGTGGGTCGTCGAGACCAACGAGGCGCCCGCGCGCGAGATGGCGGACTCCGAGGGGCGGCCTGTCGCGATCCGCGACACGGTGCTGCGGGTGCGGCGCCCGTAG
- a CDS encoding GAP family protein — MELLPLLGALVVLALVDSTSFGTLLIPVWLLMTPGRVRVARLLVYLGTIVGFYLVVGIVIALGAGAFAEGFGRLFETRPARIVELLVGAALVAYSFRLDRRSKGSSDGGGRVLRWRARAMGASSETGAAPSGLTPLPDGGAHPGVVTAPRTGSVTALMGLALAAAAIELASMLPYLAAIGMMTRSDLGWPATAVVLAGYCVVMVLPALVLLAGRVLAARQVGPLLDRLNAWMTKNAASTTAWVVGIVGFLLARDAVVWLGWIG; from the coding sequence ATGGAACTTCTCCCGCTCCTCGGCGCGCTCGTGGTCCTGGCCCTCGTCGACTCGACGAGCTTCGGGACGCTGCTCATCCCGGTCTGGCTGCTCATGACCCCGGGCCGGGTACGGGTCGCGCGGCTGCTCGTCTACCTGGGCACGATCGTCGGGTTCTACCTCGTGGTCGGGATCGTGATCGCGCTGGGGGCTGGGGCCTTCGCCGAAGGGTTCGGCCGGCTGTTCGAGACGCGGCCCGCCCGGATCGTCGAGCTCCTCGTGGGGGCCGCGCTCGTCGCGTACAGCTTCCGCCTCGACCGGCGGTCCAAGGGTTCGTCGGACGGTGGGGGCCGCGTCCTGCGGTGGCGGGCCCGCGCGATGGGTGCGTCGAGCGAGACCGGAGCGGCGCCGTCGGGCCTCACGCCCCTGCCCGACGGCGGAGCGCACCCGGGCGTCGTGACCGCGCCGCGCACCGGCTCGGTCACGGCCCTCATGGGGCTGGCGCTCGCGGCCGCGGCGATCGAGCTCGCGTCGATGCTGCCGTACCTCGCGGCGATCGGGATGATGACGCGCTCGGACCTCGGATGGCCTGCGACCGCGGTCGTGCTGGCCGGGTACTGCGTCGTCATGGTGCTGCCCGCGCTGGTGCTCCTGGCAGGGCGCGTCCTCGCGGCCCGCCAGGTGGGGCCGCTCCTCGACCGGCTCAACGCGTGGATGACGAAGAACGCGGCGTCGACCACGGCGTGGGTCGTGGGGATCGTCGGGTTCCTGCTCGCGCGTGACGCCGTGGTGTGGCTCGGCTGGATCGGGTGA
- a CDS encoding sugar porter family MFS transporter, whose product MTSNDAGAAGDAQAQARAKRLNKKVVGISLAAALGGFLFGFDTAVINGAVDSLSETFELNAAITGFAVSSALIGCAVGAWFAGPVANKIGRIKVMLIASALFFVSAFGSGLAFSVVDLIIWRVVGGLGIGAASVIAPAYIAEVSPARIRGRLGSLQQLAIVTGIFASLLTDAALAGAAGGASNVLWLGQEARRWMFMAAAVPAVAYGLFALRIPESPRYLVAKGETKKAAEVLREFTGVQDVDHKIADIENSLKSDTKASIKDLRGKRLGLKPIVWVGILLSVFQQFVGINVIFYYSTTLWRSVGFSEDDALLTSVITSVTNIVVTIVAILLIDRIGRRILLLAGSAGMFVSLGMMAIAFTQATMTTASDGTSTASLDGAWATVALIAANAFVVFFGASWGPVVWVLLGEMFPNRIRASALAVAAAAQWVANFAISTTFPVLADIGLSFAYAFYAFFALLSLFFVFYKIPETRGKELEDMRDDFVIKRGHIVESA is encoded by the coding sequence ATGACCAGCAACGACGCGGGAGCGGCTGGGGACGCACAGGCCCAGGCCAGGGCCAAGCGGCTGAACAAGAAGGTCGTCGGGATCAGCCTGGCCGCCGCACTGGGTGGCTTCCTGTTCGGGTTCGACACGGCCGTGATCAACGGGGCCGTCGACTCGCTGTCCGAGACGTTCGAGCTGAACGCGGCGATCACCGGTTTCGCGGTGTCGTCGGCGCTCATCGGCTGTGCGGTGGGTGCCTGGTTCGCGGGGCCGGTCGCGAACAAGATCGGCCGCATCAAGGTCATGCTCATCGCGTCGGCACTGTTCTTCGTGTCGGCGTTCGGTTCGGGTCTCGCGTTCTCGGTGGTCGACCTGATCATCTGGCGCGTGGTCGGGGGTCTGGGTATCGGTGCGGCGTCGGTCATCGCGCCCGCGTACATCGCCGAGGTCTCCCCGGCGCGCATCCGCGGCCGGCTCGGCTCTCTGCAGCAGCTCGCGATCGTGACCGGTATCTTCGCCTCGCTCCTCACGGACGCTGCGCTGGCGGGGGCCGCGGGCGGCGCGTCGAACGTGCTGTGGCTGGGCCAGGAGGCGCGGCGCTGGATGTTCATGGCGGCCGCGGTCCCGGCGGTCGCGTACGGCCTGTTCGCGCTCCGCATCCCGGAGTCGCCGCGCTACCTGGTGGCGAAGGGCGAGACGAAGAAGGCGGCCGAGGTCCTGCGTGAGTTCACGGGGGTCCAGGACGTCGACCACAAGATCGCGGACATCGAGAACTCTCTCAAGTCGGACACGAAGGCGTCGATCAAGGACCTGAGGGGCAAGCGCCTGGGTCTCAAGCCGATCGTCTGGGTCGGCATCCTGCTCTCGGTCTTCCAGCAGTTCGTCGGCATCAACGTGATCTTCTACTACTCGACGACGCTGTGGCGGTCGGTCGGGTTCTCGGAGGACGACGCGCTCCTGACCTCTGTCATCACGTCGGTCACGAACATCGTCGTGACGATCGTGGCGATCCTCCTGATCGACCGGATCGGCCGCCGCATCCTGCTCCTCGCGGGGTCTGCGGGCATGTTCGTCTCGCTCGGCATGATGGCCATCGCGTTCACGCAGGCCACGATGACCACGGCCTCCGACGGCACGTCCACGGCCTCGCTCGACGGTGCCTGGGCCACGGTCGCGCTCATCGCGGCCAACGCGTTCGTGGTGTTCTTCGGGGCGTCGTGGGGGCCGGTCGTCTGGGTGCTGCTGGGGGAGATGTTCCCCAACCGCATCCGGGCGAGCGCGCTCGCGGTCGCTGCCGCCGCGCAGTGGGTCGCGAACTTCGCGATCTCGACGACGTTCCCCGTGCTGGCCGACATCGGCCTGAGCTTCGCGTACGCGTTCTACGCGTTCTTCGCGCTGCTGTCGCTGTTCTTCGTCTTCTACAAGATCCCGGAGACGCGCGGCAAGGAGCTCGAGGACATGCGCGACGACTTCGTCATCAAGCGCGGCCACATCGTCGAGTCGGCCTGA
- a CDS encoding ABC transporter ATP-binding protein → MSPHAAVKLDRVEKKLGNLTVLHPTSFEVPAGSSVAISGPSGSGKSTLMAIVGLQTNWSSGELSFYGETYSRLSARMRTRLRSEVGIAWIPQTPTILPGRSVLDNVLLASRFAPTNSVSAVDLALHLLAEMGLSSAVQKNVSVLSGGEVQRVALVRALVRGAKLILADEPTASLDGENTASVIAALSSVAPSVTLLLATHDLVVAGACRLHVVLGADR, encoded by the coding sequence TTGAGCCCGCATGCGGCGGTCAAGCTTGATCGGGTCGAGAAGAAGTTGGGGAACCTGACAGTCTTGCACCCCACTTCGTTCGAGGTCCCGGCAGGGTCGTCCGTCGCCATTTCGGGCCCATCGGGAAGCGGCAAGTCAACGCTGATGGCAATAGTCGGTCTACAGACGAACTGGTCGTCTGGAGAGCTCTCGTTCTACGGCGAGACGTACTCACGACTGTCGGCGCGTATGCGTACGCGCCTACGCTCGGAGGTCGGCATCGCGTGGATTCCCCAGACGCCGACGATCCTGCCTGGTAGATCCGTTCTTGACAATGTCCTGCTAGCTTCCCGTTTTGCGCCTACCAACAGCGTGAGTGCGGTGGATCTGGCGCTCCATCTCCTGGCCGAGATGGGGCTGTCGTCTGCGGTGCAGAAGAATGTTTCGGTTCTTTCCGGGGGAGAGGTGCAGCGCGTCGCCCTCGTTCGCGCTCTGGTCCGAGGTGCAAAACTCATTCTCGCCGATGAGCCGACCGCATCGCTGGATGGTGAGAACACGGCATCCGTGATTGCCGCCCTATCCTCCGTTGCGCCATCTGTGACGCTCTTGCTCGCCACGCACGATCTAGTCGTGGCTGGCGCGTGCCGGCTCCATGTAGTTCTTGGCGCAGACCGATGA
- a CDS encoding sensor histidine kinase, translated as MPDPLPAPADTAAADAPVADASRVRRFLRRVDAGFRDDGPGGDPYDAAGTFVLGVALLAVGVVAVWSFPPFVEPANRWWHVLPLAVGCLLLLVKRRHTALALVGGLLVLLADIAIGGSLSVLLVLWELLFASGLYGSRRLRRVVNIVVTVLVAAAAVATAEYFRDVQGFVLGGIQAAAIIATPLWWAANVRQKTDLADLAAQRADLEAQRADLEAQRATDLERIAELGQHEAVRAERAAMARDLHDVIASHLSAIAIHSGAALASPPDAAKDRAALELVRSSSITSLEEMRAMILLLRSDLPRDPAPSAGPSERDRDGDRLRPDHRSTVLAGEAVAAPARLAGLDDVISSARAQGLTVEVDDPDDARAARLPSALDQAAHRIVQEALTNASKHAPGGRVRVVLGLGDLPEQVLTVEVTSTLTASPGPLPPSLSARTGLLTMRERAEALGGTFRAGSTEAGDAWTVRADLPLGRSCAEASGRTPPALDPADTPGAPA; from the coding sequence GTGCCCGACCCCCTGCCTGCGCCCGCCGACACCGCCGCGGCCGACGCCCCGGTGGCCGACGCCTCGCGCGTGCGGCGGTTCCTGCGCCGGGTCGACGCCGGGTTCCGCGACGACGGGCCCGGCGGGGACCCGTACGACGCGGCCGGGACGTTCGTGCTCGGGGTCGCGCTGCTCGCGGTCGGGGTCGTCGCGGTGTGGTCCTTCCCGCCGTTCGTCGAGCCGGCCAACCGGTGGTGGCACGTCCTGCCCCTCGCGGTCGGCTGCCTCCTGCTCCTCGTCAAGCGCCGACACACCGCCCTCGCGCTGGTCGGCGGGCTGCTCGTCCTCCTCGCGGACATCGCGATCGGGGGCAGCCTGAGCGTCCTCCTCGTCCTGTGGGAGCTGCTCTTCGCGAGCGGGCTCTACGGGAGCAGGCGGCTGCGACGTGTCGTCAACATCGTCGTGACGGTGCTCGTCGCCGCGGCCGCCGTCGCCACGGCCGAGTACTTCCGGGACGTGCAGGGGTTCGTCCTGGGAGGGATCCAGGCGGCCGCGATCATCGCGACCCCCCTGTGGTGGGCCGCGAACGTGCGGCAGAAGACCGACCTCGCGGACCTCGCGGCGCAACGAGCCGACCTCGAGGCACAGCGCGCCGACCTCGAGGCGCAACGGGCCACCGACCTGGAGCGGATCGCCGAGCTCGGCCAGCACGAGGCCGTGCGGGCCGAGCGCGCGGCGATGGCGCGCGACCTGCACGACGTCATCGCGTCGCACCTGTCGGCCATCGCGATCCACTCGGGGGCCGCGCTCGCGTCGCCGCCCGACGCGGCCAAGGACCGGGCGGCCCTCGAGCTCGTGCGGTCGAGCAGCATCACGTCGCTCGAGGAGATGCGCGCCATGATCCTGCTGCTGCGCTCGGACCTTCCCCGCGACCCGGCCCCCTCGGCCGGGCCGTCGGAACGTGACCGGGACGGGGACCGGCTCCGTCCCGACCACCGGTCCACGGTGCTCGCGGGCGAGGCCGTCGCAGCCCCCGCGCGCCTCGCCGGGCTCGACGACGTGATCTCGTCCGCGCGCGCCCAGGGCCTCACGGTCGAGGTCGACGACCCCGACGACGCCCGGGCGGCGCGCCTCCCGTCGGCTCTCGACCAGGCCGCGCACCGGATCGTGCAGGAGGCGCTGACGAACGCGTCCAAGCACGCCCCGGGGGGCCGGGTGCGGGTCGTGCTCGGGCTGGGCGACCTCCCCGAGCAGGTCCTCACGGTCGAGGTCACGAGCACGCTGACCGCCTCCCCCGGGCCGCTGCCCCCGAGCCTGAGCGCCCGCACCGGTCTCCTCACGATGCGCGAACGCGCCGAGGCGCTCGGTGGCACGTTCCGGGCGGGCTCGACCGAGGCGGGCGACGCGTGGACCGTCCGGGCCGACCTGCCGCTGGGGCGGTCCTGCGCGGAGGCGTCCGGACGCACCCCGCCCGCCCTCGACCCCGCCGACACCCCTGGAGCCCCCGCATGA
- a CDS encoding response regulator, with protein MIRVLLADDHAAIRAGLRFLLDAAPDIEVVGEAADGAAAITNARALRPAVVLMDLRMPGVDGIEATRTIVTERLAEVLVLTTFDLDEYVDEALRAGAAGFLLKTAEPAALIDAVRRVAAGDGVLAPEVTRRLLAAFASAPRPDGAAHLPGRAAPSGQGMPGDPRLSDLTPRETDVLAALGRGLSNQGIADELVISEATAKTHVSRVLAKLQVTTRMQAAIVARDTGLA; from the coding sequence ATGATCCGTGTCCTGCTCGCCGACGACCACGCCGCGATCCGGGCCGGGCTCCGGTTCCTGCTGGACGCGGCCCCGGACATCGAGGTCGTGGGCGAGGCCGCCGACGGCGCGGCGGCGATCACGAACGCCCGCGCCCTGCGCCCCGCGGTCGTCCTCATGGACCTGCGCATGCCCGGCGTCGACGGCATCGAGGCCACCCGCACGATCGTCACCGAGCGACTGGCCGAGGTCCTCGTCCTGACGACGTTCGACCTCGACGAGTACGTCGACGAGGCCCTGCGCGCGGGGGCCGCGGGGTTCCTGCTCAAGACCGCGGAGCCCGCGGCGCTCATCGACGCGGTCCGCCGCGTCGCGGCCGGCGACGGCGTCCTCGCCCCCGAGGTCACGCGCCGCCTCCTCGCGGCGTTCGCGTCCGCCCCCCGGCCCGACGGCGCCGCTCACCTCCCGGGGCGCGCTGCGCCGTCGGGCCAGGGGATGCCGGGCGACCCGCGACTGTCCGACCTGACCCCGCGCGAGACGGACGTCCTCGCGGCCCTGGGTCGCGGGCTGTCCAACCAGGGCATCGCCGACGAGCTCGTCATCAGCGAGGCCACGGCCAAGACGCACGTGTCGCGCGTGCTCGCCAAGCTCCAGGTCACGACCCGCATGCAGGCGGCCATCGTGGCGCGGGACACGGGACTCGCGTAA